A genomic segment from Bubalus bubalis isolate 160015118507 breed Murrah chromosome 5, NDDB_SH_1, whole genome shotgun sequence encodes:
- the MSANTD2 gene encoding myb/SANT-like DNA-binding domain-containing protein 2 isoform X3: MEEYSQEDWGNHSQDLHGYPTDQELDEIPVTKRTLKIKQESSEEAQKRDIMQNIVQILESVQLKWELFQSWTDFSRLHLSNKLAIFGIGYNTRWKEDIRYHYAEISSQVPLGKRLREYFNSEKPEGRIIMTRVQKMNWKNVYYKFLEITISEARCLELHMEIDWIPIAHSKPTGGNVVQYLLPGGIPKSPGLYAIGYEECIERPPSPHVERRTLDPGKEGRVDLETLSAQASLQVEIEPTRITYCYLGIAEVRTLQQCLFLHFQANTKTFSKDWVGINGFLSQNCIVDPGVSPKSIYIKFVEVERDFLSAGSLVECLEKAIGYPLKYNN; this comes from the exons ATGAAATACCTGTCACAAAGAGaacattaaaaatcaaacaagagTCTTCTGAAGAAGCACA GAAAAGAGACATCATGCAGAATATTGTACAAATTTTGGAATCAGTACAGTTGAAATGGGAACTGTTTCAGAGCTGGACAGACTTTTCAAGGCTTCACCTTTCTAATAAACTGGCCATTTTTGGAATCGGTTACAACACCCGTTGGAAAGAGGATATCCGTTACCATTATGCTGAGATCAGCTCCCAGGTGCCCCTCGGCAAGCGACTCCGGGAGTACTTCAATTCTGAGAAGCCTGAGGGCCGGATCATCATGACCCGAGTGCAGAAAATGAACTGGAAGAATGTATACTACAAATTTCTGGAGATCACTATCAGCGAAGCTAGGTGCCTGGAGCTGCACATGGAAATTGACTGGATCCCCATCGCCCACTCCAAACCAACTGGTGGGAATGTGGTTCAGTATTTATTGCCAGGAGGCATTCCCAAAAGCCCGGGTCTCTATGCCATCGGCTACGAGGAGTGTATTGAGAGGCCTCCCTCCCCCCATGTGGAGCGACGTACCCTGGACCCCGGAAAGGAGGGCCGGGTTGACTTGGAAACCCTTTCAGCACAAGCCTCACTGCAAGTGGAGATAGAACCCACTCGAATTACCTATTGCTACCTCGGAATTGCTGAGGTCAGGACTCTGCAGCAATGcttatttttacatttccaaGCAAATACCAAAACCTTCAGCAAGGATTGGGTTGGTATAAATGGGTTTTTGTCTCAGAACTGTATTGTGGATCCCGGCGTGTCCCCCAAATCCATCTACATCAAATTTGTAGAAGTTGAGAGGGATTTTCTTTCTGCTGGCTCGTTAGTTGAGTGCCTGGAAAAAGCCATCGGGTACCCTTTAAAATATAACAACTGA